A region of Clarias gariepinus isolate MV-2021 ecotype Netherlands chromosome 25, CGAR_prim_01v2, whole genome shotgun sequence DNA encodes the following proteins:
- the npc1 gene encoding NPC intracellular cholesterol transporter 1 has product MALSTITCILGLLGVIILLSATRQAEAQHCIWYGECDTSPLIPERKYNCNYTGPPKPLPKDGQDLLLELCPGLVYGDQSVCCDTQQLLTLKGSIQIPLQYLSRCPACFFNFMTLFCELTCSPRQSEFLKPTQFSVNNSTNTTNVVALSYNISQIFANGMYNACKDVEAPSSNVKALSVLCGKDASACTPNNWIEFMFDINNGQVPFEIDPKFSDDPFPGMTVMNNNTFGCSESLDDGSAPCSCQDCIAACGPSPVPPPNPPPWTIWGYDAMCVIMWISYVAFLLIFLGTLSLAWCLRKRDVTSEYGPIQASNEPLSLNKDPAGSASDVTCGEALGERFENFLRRVFSCWGSFCVRHPLPVILASVVLVVICCFGLKFMLLTTDPVELWSAPRSRARMEKQYFDEHFGPFFRTEQLIITTPRTDWFKFEAATGDILFAPILNITLLHQILDLQTAIEHLVADYNGENVTLNDICVSPLAPYNTNCTILSVLNYFQNSHEVLDHIFRDEYFVYADYHTHFMYCVSSPIALDDTGHFHDPCMGTFGGPVFPWLALGGYEGTAYTNATALVITFPVNNYLNDTEKLGRARAWEKEFITFLKNYSNPELIVSFNSERSIEDEINRESNSDISTVLISYAIMFVYISLALGHIQSFRRLLVDSKISLGIAGILIVLSSVACSLGIFSYAGVPLTLIVIEVIPFLVLAVGVDNIFIIVQTFQRDKRLEHEELHQQIGRILGDVAPSMFLSSLSETVAFFLGALSHMPAVRTFSLFAGMAVFIDFLLQISCFVSLLALDIKRQERNRLDILCCFKLPEGPEENTDSILFRFFKRFYAPFLLKDWVRPLVVAVFVGILSFSIAVIDKVEVGLDQQLSMPDDSFVLDYFGNLTEYLHTGPPVYFVVREGHDYRTSDGQNQICGGVGCNNDSLVQQVYTASLMSNYSRISMTPSSWLDDYFDWVKPQSSCCRYHNSSGAFCNASVVDPTCVHCRPLSPSGKLRPNGTEFMRFLPMFLSDNPNIKCGKGGHAAYSTAVVLKDNNTDLGPTHFMSYHTILKTSADNINAMKVARELARNISLSMGMENDTHGVFPYSVFYVFYEQYLTIAHDTALNLVVSLTAIFVVSTVLLGFELWSAVMVSLTIAMILVNMFGIMWLWGISLNAVSLVNLVMSCGISVEFCSHIVRAFSISTQATRVDRAEEALAHMGSSVFSGITLTKFGGIIVLAFSKSQIFQVFYFRMYLAIVLLGAAHGLIFLPVLLSYAGPSVNKAKVLAALSRFSGTDQERILTN; this is encoded by the exons gcTGAGGCTCAGCACTGTATCTGGTACGGAGAATGCGACACCTCGCCTCTCATCCCAGAAAGGAAGTACAACTGTAACTACACAGGACCTCCTAAACCCCTTCCTAAAGATGGACAAGACCTCTTACTG GAACTTTGCCCAGGTTTGGTTTACGGTGACCAGAGCGTCTGCTGCGACACCCAGCAACTGCTGACCCTGAAAGGAAGCATCCAGATACCTTTACAATACCTGTCCAG GTGTCCGGCTTGTTTCTTCAACTTTATGACCTTGTTCTGCGAGCTGACATGCAGCCCTCGGCAGAGCGAGTTCCTAAAGCCCACCCAGTTCTCAGTGAacaacagcaccaacaccaccaacGTAGTTGCGCTTTCATATAACATCAGCCAGATCTTCGCTAATG GTATGTACAATGCATGCAAAGATGTAGAAGCTCCATCCAGCAACGTGAAGGCTCTTAGTGTGCTGTGTGGCAAAGACGCCAGTGCCTGTACTCCTAATAACTGGATAGAGTTTATGTTTGACATCAACAACGGCCAGGTTCCCTTTGAAATCGATCCCAAGTtctcag ATGATCCGTTCCCCGGAATGACCGTCATGAATAACAACACCTTTGGCTGCTCCGAGTCTCTGGACGACGGCTCGGCGCCATGCTCGTGTCAGGACTGCATCGCCGCCTGCGGGCCCTCGCCCGTCCCTCCACCGAATCCTCCTCCATGGACCATTTGGGGCTACGATGCCATGTGCGTCATCATGTGGATCTCTTACGTGGCCTTTCTTCTCATCTTCCTCGGGACGCTGTCTTTAGCGTGGTGCCTCAG aaaaagagaCGTCACGTCGGAGTATGGTCCCATCCAGGCCAGCAACGAGCCTCTTTCACTGAACAAGGACCCTGCCGGATCAGCCA GTGACGTGACGTGTGGCGAGGCTCTAGGCGAGCGCTTTGAGAATTTCCTCCGTCGCGTCTTTAGCTGCTGGGGTTCGTTCTGTGTGCGGCACCCCCTGCCGGTGATCCTAGCGAGCGTCGTGCTGGTGGTGATCTGCTGCTTCGGTTTGAAGTTCATGCTCCTCACCACCGACCCGGTGGAGCTGTGGTCGGCCCCTCGCAGCCGCGCCAGGATGGAGAAACAGTACTTCGACGAGCACTTCGGCCCGTTCTTCCGCACCGAACAGCTCATCATCACCACTCCGCGGACCGACTGGTTCAAGTTCGAGGCCGCCACCGGGGACATCCTCTTTGCACCCATCCTGAACATAACTCTGCTCCATCAG ATTTTAGATCTCCAGACAGCCATCGAACACCTAGTGGCGGACTATAATGGAGAAAACGTTACACTGAATGACATCTGCGTCTCTCCTCTGGCTCCCTACAACACCAACTGCACCATTCTGAGCGTGCTCAATTACTTCCAGAACAGCCACGAAGTTTTAGACCACATCTTCCGTGACGAGTATTTTGTGTACGCTGATTATCACACCCACTTCATGTACTGCGTAAG TTCCCCGATAGCCCTGGATGACACGGGCCATTTTCACGACCCCTGCATGGGCACCTTTGGTGGTCCCGTCTTCCCCTGGCTGGCCCTCGGAGGCTATGAAG GAACGGCATACACCAACGCCACTGCTCTAGTGATCACCTTCCCTGTGAATAACTACCTCAACGACACAGAAAAGCTGGGCAGAGCTCGTGCTTGGGAGAAAGA aTTTATCACATTTTTGAAAAACTACAGCAACCCTGAGCTCATCGTGTCCTTCAACTCGGAGCGCAGCATCGAGGACGAGATCAACCGCGAGAGCAACAGCGACATCTCCACCGTACTCATCAGCTACGCCATCATGTTCGTCTACATCTCCCTGGCTCTGGGGCACATCCAGAGCTTCCGCAGGCTGCTG GTGGACTCGAAGATCTCCCTGGGTATAGCGGGGATCCTGATCGTCCTAAGCTCAGTCGCATGCTCTCTAGGCATCTTCAGCTACGCCGGGGTTCCCCTCACACTCATCGTCATCGAGGTCATTCCCTTCCTCGTGCTGGCTGTGGGAGTGGACAACATCTTCATCATCGTGCAAACCTTccag AGAGATAAACGGCTGGAGCACGAGGAGCTGCATCAGCAGATAGGCCGCATCCTGGGAGACGTCGCCCCCAGCATGTTCCTGTCCTCACTCTCTGAGACGGTTGCGTTTTTCTTGG GAGCGCTTTCCCACATGCCCGCTGTGAGAACGTTCTCTCTGTTTGCTGGCATGGCTGTTTTTATTGACTTCCTGTTACAGATCAGCTGCTTCGTTTCCCTGCTTGCTCTGGACATCAAGAGACAAGAG AGAAATCGCCTGGACATCCTGTGCTGCTTTAAGCTGCCTGAAGGACCGGAAGAGAATACAGACAGTATCCTCTTTCGCTTCTTTAAGAGATTCTACGCCCCATTCCTTTTGAAGGACTGGGTGCGCCCTCTGGTG GTTGCTGTGTTTGTGGGAATACTCTCCTTCAGCATTGCAGTCATAGACAAAGTAGAAGTTGGACTGGACCAACAGCTGTCCATGCCCGAT GACTCGTTTGTATTGGATTACTTTGGGAACCTGACAGAGTACCTACACACGGGCCCTCCTGTGTACTTCGTGGTGAGGGAGGGTCACGATTACCGTACCTCAGATGGACAGAACCAAATATGTGGTGGCGTGGGCTGCAACAACGACTCGCTCGTCCAGCAGGTCTACACGGCATCGCTCATGAGTAACTA CTCGAGGATAAGCATGACCCCCTCATCGTGGTTAGACGACTACTTCGACTGGGTGAAACCGCAGTCGTCCTGCTGCCGATACCACAACTCTTCTGGAGCCTTTTGCAACGCCTCGG TGGTGGATCCTACCTGTGTACACTGCAGACCTTTAAGTCCCAGCGGCAAACTAAGACCTAACGGCACCGAATTCATGAGGTTTCTGCCCATGTTCCTCTCCGATAACCCCAACATCAAGTGCGGAAAAGG AGGTCACGCTGCGTACAGCACCGCCGTAGTGCTGAAGGACAACAATACGGACCTGGGCCCAACCCATTTCATGAGCTACCACACCATCCTGAAGACGTCCGCGGACAACATCAACGCCATGAAGGTGGCCCGAGAGCTGGCTAGAAACATCTCGCTCTCCATGGGGATGGAGAACGACACGCACGGTGTCTTCCCTTACAG TGTGTTCTATGTGTTCTACGAGCAGTACCTCACCATCGCCCACGACACTGCGCTAAACCTGGTCGTGTCCCTGACGGCCATCTTTGTCGTCAGCACCGTGTTGCTGGGCTTTGAGCTCTGGTCGGCCGTGATGGTCTCCCTCACCATCGCCATGATCCTGGTCAACATGTTCGGCATCATGTGGCTGTGGGGAATCAGCCTCAATGCCGTATCGCTCGTTAACCTCGTCATG AGTTGCGGCATATCGGTGGAGTTCTGCAGCCACATCGTGAGGGCGTTCTCCATCAGTACCCAGGCCACACGGGTGGATAGAGCTGAAGAGGCCCTGGCACACATGGGCAGCTCT GTGTTCAGCGGCATCACGTTAACGAAATTCGGCGGGATCATCGTCCTGGCCTTTTCCAAGTCCCAGATCTTCCAGGTCTTCTACTTCCGCATGTATTTAGCCATAGTGCTGCTGGGAGCGGCTCACGGCCTCATCTTCCTCCCAGTGCTCCTGAGTTACGCAG GCCCGTCTGTTAACAAAGCCAAGGTCTTGGCCGCACTTAGCAGGTTCTCCGGGACCGATCAGGAACGCATACTCACCAACTGA